In one Lasioglossum baleicum chromosome 17, iyLasBale1, whole genome shotgun sequence genomic region, the following are encoded:
- the LOC143217626 gene encoding rhythmically expressed gene 2 protein — protein MMIKYVRPRLVTFDVTGTLLMTKLEHYVEIGSQHGLPVDQRKLARSFKNSFHRLSLEHPIYGKHTGIGWENWWRRIVHNVFKDQHNYISDDTVDKVASTLIKSYGTSLCWHKYPGTIDLLEYLQKKGLILGVISNFDERLEAILLDTRIRFYFSFVLTSYDFGVEKPDTSIFDEALRLTKERHNIDVAPEEAIHIGDSITNDYNGARNANWKALLVKHDNDDAIENKVPKEDYFTNLQELQEHFSTQLCREMNYDKIEK, from the exons ATGATGATTAAATACGTTCGACCACGGCTAGTTACGTTCGATGTCACTGGTACGTTGCTCATGACGAAGCTCGAGCATTACGTCGAAATTGGGAGTCAGCACGGTCTACCGGTCGATCAACGGAAATTGGCGCGAAGTTTCAAAAACAGCTTTCACAGGCTGAGCTTGGAGCATCCTATATACGGCAAGCACACTGGCATCGGATGGGAGAACTGGTGGCGACGGATCGTCCACAACGTTTTCAAGGATCAACATAATTATATTTCGGATGATACTGTGGATAAA GTTGCTAGCACTCTGATAAAGTCCTACGGCACGAGCTTGTGCTGGCATAAGTATCCGGGCACGATCGACTTGCTCGAGTATCTGCAGAAGAAGGGACTGATCTTGGGAGTGATATCGAATTTCGATGAGAGATTGGAAGCTATACTTCTGGACACCAGGATACGTTTTTATTTCTCGTTTGTTTTGACGTCCTACGATTTCGGCGTGGAGAAACCGGATACCTCGATCTTCGACGAGGCGCTTAGATTAACAAAGGAACGACACAACATCGACGTGGCTCCCGAGGAGGCGATACATATCGGCGACTCCATAACCAACGACTATAACGGAGCGAGGAACGCCAATTGGAAAGCCCTTCTCGTTAAACACGATAACGACGACGCCATTGAGAATAAGGTTCCCAAGGAGGATTATTTTACGAATCTTCAAGAGCTGCAGGAACATTTCTCGACGCAACTTTGCAGAGAAATGAATTACGATAAGATAGAGAAatga